The genome window CACGCATCACCTCCGACACGAACGACTTCGGCCAGCTCGTGGTCATCGTCACCGACGTGGTCGCACAGATGATGCAGGCGGTCATCATTGCGGTGGTGCTCTTCCGCACGGAATGGCGGCTGGCATTGCTGTTGATCGGTTTTATGCCGGTCATCTTCGGCGTCGCATCCATCTTCCGCGTACTGGCGCGGCGGGTGAGCCGGCGCGGCATGAAAGCCATGTCCGACGTGAACGCGGCCATCAAGGAAACCATCAGCGGCATTTCGATCGCGAAAAATTTCCGGCAGGAGCAGGAGATCTTCAAGTCGTTCGATGAATCGAACCAGCAGTCGTATCACGTCAACGTGCAGCGCGGTTTTATTCTTTCGCTGGTCTTCCCCGTGCTGAATGCGCTCGGCGGCATCTTCGTCGGCGTCCTGATCTATGTCGGCGGGTGGAGCGCCGCACAGGGCATGGTCAGCATCGGGGCGTGGTATCTCTTCATCATGAGTCTCGACCAGTTCTTCTTCCCTGTTTTGAACCTGACCTCGTTCTGGGCACAGATCCAAAGCGGACTTTCCGCCGCGGAACGCGTCTTCGCCTTGATCGACGCCGACCCGAACGTCATCCAAAACGAAAAACAGGATGTGCCGCGGCTGAAAGGCGGAATCCATTTTGACGCGCTTCACTTCCGCTATTCGGACAAGGAGGCGGTTCTTACAGGCTTCAACCTGCTCGTACAACCCGGGGAGAATCTTGCGCTGGTGGGACATACCGGCGCCGGCAAGTCGTCCATTGCAAAATTGATCGCGCGTTTCTATGAATATCAGCAGGGACGTTTGTTGATTGATGGGCGCGACATCCGCACCTTTGACCTGACCCAATACCGCCGCCAGCTTGGCATTGTCTCCCAGGTTCCATTCCTGTTCTCCGGCACGATCATGGAGAATATCCGCTACGCCGCGCCCGGCGTCCCGCAAGAGGAGCTGCTCAAACTTGCAAAGAAGATCGGCGACGGCGAATGGCTGGAAACCCTGCCGGAAGGTCTGCACACCGAAGTCGGCGAGCGCGGCAACCGCCTCTCGATGGGACAGCGCCAGCTCGTGGCGTTGATGCGTGTGCTGGTTCAAAACCCCGCCATCTTTATATTGGATGAAGCCACTGCCAGCATCGACCCGTTCACTGAATGGCAGATCCAGCAGGCGTTGAATCTCATTTTGAAGAATACGACCAGCATCCTCATCGCGCACCGCCTGTCCACCGTCAAAGCCGCGGATAGAATCGTGGTCATGCAAAAAGGGACGATCATCGAGGAAGGCGATCACGACGGCCTGCTGGAGCAAAACGGACATTATGCAGAGTTATACAACACGTATTTCAGGCATCAATCACTTGCCTATGTGGAACAGATGAAGGAAATGGTCGGAAAATAAAAATTCGCCCGATGGCAAAACCCATCGGGCGAATTTATTTCCATTACAGTACAGACCGGTCTGGCGGCTCAAGCAGGATGGCGAGTTTTTTTGCGCCTTCATCGTCGGTGACGGCAAGCACTTCATCGCCTTCTTCAAATGCAATCGTGCCGCGCGGCAGGGTCACCTGTCCATTGCGGATGATGGCGGCGATCACGCACTGCTCGGGCAGGCCCAGGTCCTTGAGCGGCACGCCGATCGCCTGCGCGCCCTTTGGAACCTTCTCCTCGACCAGCGAGTAACGTCCACGGCGGAGTTTGAGCAGGGTCATCATGTCACCCAGCGACATTTCCTCCTGAATGAGATGCGCCATCACGTCGGCTTGATTGATGGTCTCGTCCACATGGAAGTTTTTATCGAACAGCCAGGCATTGCGCGGATTGTTGATGCGCGCCACGGTACGTTTGACCTTGAACATCGTCCGCGCAAGGTAGCACAATACGAGATTGGCGGCGTCATCATTGGTGCAAGCCACCAGTACGTTTGCTTTTTCCAAGCCGGCCTGTTTCAAGACGGCAGGGTCGGTTGCCTGCCCTTCGTAGATGACCTCGGTGGGAAGTTCGTGATGGAGACGGGTCAGCAGCTCGCGGCGATGCTCCACAAGGCGGATTTCATAGTTTTGAGCGATCAAATCCGCGGCAAGTTGGGCGCCTGTGCGCCCACCCCCGGCAATAAATACGAACATATTACGCCTCCCTGCCTTCCTGCAGCTTTGCGCGCAGGGCTTTTACGCCATCCAAGGTTGCACTGACGGTAAGCACATCACCGCTCGTGAGCGTGGAGTGCGGGGTCGGCAGTTGCGCCCGCCCCGCACGAGTTAGCGCGGCACAGACGATCTGGCCGCATCCATCCAATAGATCAGAGATGGTCATGCCATCCCATTTGGGGGAGATATACATTTCGTACATCTCCACTTCGCCGTTCCCGGCTGAGAAT of Anaerolineales bacterium contains these proteins:
- a CDS encoding ABC transporter ATP-binding protein, whose amino-acid sequence is MGFFVGLNDEKYDRQYTDRVLVNRMVNYFNTQTARLIYASITIIVLAFIGAALPILVSRMVDLIQDQPGVASIAWVGLALVGVAFGLWGLNWLRRSLIVRAVGDVVLDMRSRAFRAAAEHDLSFYDQFSSGRIVSRITSDTNDFGQLVVIVTDVVAQMMQAVIIAVVLFRTEWRLALLLIGFMPVIFGVASIFRVLARRVSRRGMKAMSDVNAAIKETISGISIAKNFRQEQEIFKSFDESNQQSYHVNVQRGFILSLVFPVLNALGGIFVGVLIYVGGWSAAQGMVSIGAWYLFIMSLDQFFFPVLNLTSFWAQIQSGLSAAERVFALIDADPNVIQNEKQDVPRLKGGIHFDALHFRYSDKEAVLTGFNLLVQPGENLALVGHTGAGKSSIAKLIARFYEYQQGRLLIDGRDIRTFDLTQYRRQLGIVSQVPFLFSGTIMENIRYAAPGVPQEELLKLAKKIGDGEWLETLPEGLHTEVGERGNRLSMGQRQLVALMRVLVQNPAIFILDEATASIDPFTEWQIQQALNLILKNTTSILIAHRLSTVKAADRIVVMQKGTIIEEGDHDGLLEQNGHYAELYNTYFRHQSLAYVEQMKEMVGK
- a CDS encoding NAD-binding protein, whose amino-acid sequence is MFVFIAGGGRTGAQLAADLIAQNYEIRLVEHRRELLTRLHHELPTEVIYEGQATDPAVLKQAGLEKANVLVACTNDDAANLVLCYLARTMFKVKRTVARINNPRNAWLFDKNFHVDETINQADVMAHLIQEEMSLGDMMTLLKLRRGRYSLVEEKVPKGAQAIGVPLKDLGLPEQCVIAAIIRNGQVTLPRGTIAFEEGDEVLAVTDDEGAKKLAILLEPPDRSVL